CTGCCCAGACGACGAAGGTCACAAATCGGAAGCGGCGAACCAGCAGGCTCTCCGTCGAGGACCGCACCCTGCACCAGGAAACATCGAGAATCTCAGCGATCCAGAGGGTCAGTGCGACCAGCGTGGCGACGCCGGCGGCCCACACGCCGGCCGGGCTTAAAGTGGCCACCAGCCAAGCCAGCGCCGTCAGCATCGCCGACACGCCGGCCAAAACGAGCATGCCGCGCCGCGGGTAACCGAGCAGGGCCCATCCGGCGCCGGGGCAAAGGCCGGCACGGCGACGGGCACGCCTGCGGACCGCCTTCTCTTCGACCGCGGCGGCCTCGACGGGCGGCACACTGGCTCGCTCTTCGCTGGTGAGTGTCTGTTGTGGCATGGTGTTGCTGCCGGCAGGCCCTTCCCTAATTCTATACGTCGCCCGGCCGAGAATGAGACGTTTTGCCGCGCGGAAAAGCGGTGGCTGGGGCAGAGCTTGGCCAGATAGCGGCTGGCGCCCTTTAGAGCGTGGCGGCCAAGCGATGCCCCGGAGCGTCACCCAGCCACCGCCAATGTCTCATTCTCGGCCGCGTGAAGTATATACGTCGCCCGGCCGAAAGTGAGGGCCCGGGCCGCCGCTTCTGTAGGGAACGGCCTCTCCCGGCGCGCCGGGATTCCGCAGATTCGCCGGTGGCGAGTCCGTTGGTCGCCCGCGGAACCGGGCGGCATCGACGCCTGGTCGGCCGAGATCGACGCCGGCGTGCCGCGGTATTGACCCCCTCAACCCAGCCACCGCCTGCCAGCCCTCAATCGGCGACTGACAGTGTACTACCTGCGGCCTCGCGCGCGCCAGGCGAAAAGCCGAAGCGCGATGGCGCCCGCGGCCGCCAGCGCGACCAGCGCGGTTCTGACGACGAACTGGTCGGTGGAAACGGCGGGACCGTTGACCCAGTAGAGAAACGGGGCCAACGCCAGCGTCGTCCAGCAGCAAAATTCCGCCCACTGCCGGACTTCCCGCGGCGTCAGTTCAGGTTCTCGCTCGGGCCTGTCTTCAGTCATGGCACGGAATCTATTCTCCGACCTCGCACACGACGCGGAAACCGACGAACGGGCTGTTTCGCCAGGGAGACATGATGGGGTAGTTGATGCGGCAAAGCTCGCCCACGAAAATCCAGTCGCCGCCGCGCACGACCTTGAGGTAGCCCTCGGCGGGTCCCTGCGGATCGGCGAGCGGCGAACGGCCGTAATACGTGCGATCGAACCAGTCGCCGCACCACTCCCATACGTTGCCCCGCATGTCGTGGAGCCCAAACGCATTGGCCGGATAGCTCCCGACCTTGCTCATGGCGAGCGCCGGCTCGATGCCCGCCGCTTCGCCCGACTTGTCGTCCGGCGTGCGCCGCGCGCTCCAGCGATACGCCTCGCTCTTGCCGGCCCGGCAGGCGTATTCCCACTCGGCCTCGGTCGGCAATCGGTAGCGCCGATG
This region of Pirellulales bacterium genomic DNA includes:
- a CDS encoding SUMF1/EgtB/PvdO family nonheme iron enzyme — encoded protein: HRRYRLPTEAEWEYACRAGKSEAYRWSARRTPDDKSGEAAGIEPALAMSKVGSYPANAFGLHDMRGNVWEWCGDWFDRTYYGRSPLADPQGPAEGYLKVVRGGDWIFVGELCRINYPIMSPWRNSPFVGFRVVCEVGE